Genomic DNA from Desulfonema ishimotonii:
AAATCTCAACTGTTTTACCCTTTTTGCCGTGGGAGATACCTATCTGCCCTCCTGGATCGAGCCGGACGGGGCGCGACGGGAAATCCGCGTTCAGCACACCCTGGACTGCCTGCGGGTGGCTGACCTTCTCGGGTGCCGGAATATTTCGGTTCCGCCCGGCGGTCCGCTGGACGGAACGGACCGAAAAGCTGCGGAAAAGCTGTTTCACCGGGGATTGGAGCAGGTGATGCCGCTGGCGGAAAAGCTGGGAATTCATATCCTCATCGAGCCGGAGCCGGAGCTGCTCATCGAAAACAGCCGTGAGTTTCGGACGTTTATGCAGGATGTGAAATCGGAATATGTGGGCCTCAATTTTGATATCGGCCACTTTTTCTGTGTGGGAGAAGACCCTTCCGAGGCCTTTGAATCCCTGTCGGAGTGGATCGGGCATGTGCATCTTGAAGATATCGCCGCAGACCGGGTTCATGAACACCTGATTCCGGGCCAGGGGGCCATTGCGTTCCGGGAAGTGTTTCGCACAATAAAACGGATGGGATATACGGGCGATATCTGTCTGGAGCTTTATCCCTACGTGGACAGCCCGGAGGCGGCAGGCCGGG
This window encodes:
- a CDS encoding sugar phosphate isomerase/epimerase family protein; translation: MVFGYSSNAFVRFSLTEAIEKIARLGYGGLEIMCDRPHLYPPDFDDADVSAVRDALQKYNLKVTNLNCFTLFAVGDTYLPSWIEPDGARREIRVQHTLDCLRVADLLGCRNISVPPGGPLDGTDRKAAEKLFHRGLEQVMPLAEKLGIHILIEPEPELLIENSREFRTFMQDVKSEYVGLNFDIGHFFCVGEDPSEAFESLSEWIGHVHLEDIAADRVHEHLIPGQGAIAFREVFRTIKRMGYTGDICLELYPYVDSPEAAGRESLAHLTPIFREAGLDLVK